The nucleotide sequence AGTACTCGTCGTCGAATGTGTGCGTCATCGGGCATCTCCCTTGTGGTGCGGGCGTTGTCGTTGCGGGCGTTGTTGGTGCGGACGTTGTCGTTGCGGACGTTGATGGCGTCGGCCGGCGCGGCCGCGTTCGGCAACCGCCCCACTTACGTGCGCCAGGTGCTGCCTCTCGACGACGACGCGGCTGCGTTCGACAGCCGCGTTCCTCCACAGTGAGCAGCGCACCCGCCAACTTGCAAACACAGTTGCCGAATGGCAAATTGGCCACATGGACGCAGCGACGGACCGCACCATCGATGCCGTGGGACCGCGGCTCAAACGACTACGACAACACCGCGAGATCACCTTGACCGACCTGGCCGCGGAGACCGGCATTTCGACCAGCACGCTGTCCCGGCTCGAGGCCGGCCTCCGGCGCCCGACCCTGGAACAGCTGTTGCCGCTGGCCCGCGCGCACGGAGTCACCCTGGACGAGCTCGTCGACGCACCACCGACCGGCGATCCACGGGTCAACCTGCGTCCGCTGCCCAGTAGCGACGGCCGCATCGTCCTGCCCCTGACCCGCCGCCCAGGAGGCATCCAGGCCTACAAGTTCGTTCTCCCCGCCGGACGCGACGACGCCGCACCCGACCTTCGCACCCACGAAGGCTACGACTGGGCCTTTGTCCTCAACGGCAGACTCCGGCTCGTGCTCGGCGAGCACGACCTGATCCTCGAACCAGGCGAGGCCGCCGAGTTCGACACCCGCACCCCGCACTGGTTCGGGGCCACCAGCTCAGGGCCGGTGGAGTTCCTCAGCCTGGTCGGCAGGCAGGGTGAACGCGCGCACGTCCGCGCCGCTCCCCAGCAGCAGGGATCCAGGTAGTGGAAACCGTGGTCGCCGGAGAACGATTTTCAGCGACATGTCCGAACAGCCGCTTTCGCGCCATAGGCTTTCGTGCTGGTTGCGGTCGGGGGAGCCGGGGTTGCCAACCGGGAGCCGGCGCATGACGGGCGATATGGATGAGGCGTTGGCGCGAGCCTTGGAACCGGTGCTCCGGGACATCGCCAGTACCGGCGCGCCCCGTCCCAGGATTCGGGAGGGGAACTGGCAGATCGGGCCCGCATACCCCTGCGCGATGCTGTTCAGCCACGACGGCACTGGGATGGGCGTCAGCGTCCATCTCGGCGATCGTGAGTCCCTCCGGATCGTCGGAGCCGCCGACAATGTGCAGGAGTGGATGATCGAGGAGCTGCGGGCTAAATCCCGGACCAATTGGCCGGTCTGCCCCGACATCCGACGGCCCACCCGCTCGTTCCGGCGGAGATGGGCGGCGTCGCGGCGTGGGTGTGCCCCACTGATCGGGCGGTGGTGTCCCAGATCGGATCGCTGTGACCCTTTTGGTGCCGCCGCTTCGGAAGGCGTTGCCCATGACGGTGCTTCGCAGAAGCTCTGTCCTGCAGACGCTTTATCCTGCAGACGCTTTGTCCTGCAGACGCTTTGTCCTGCAGACGCTTTGTCCTGCCGGAACCCGGCCACAGAAGCCCGGCCGGCAGAAGCCCCGTTCGCCCGGGAACATCTTGACCTCCGGCGGTCCGTCGGTGCGACGAGCCGCCGGCTGTGAACAGAACCGGCGGACCCATTTCCTCTGGCACCCCGCACATGGCCCAGTCTTGCGCCTCGGACACCACCCGCCCCATCGGACCCGCGGAGGATCGAAAAGTGCAATCCCGTCATCTGGTTGATCCACAGCTTCGAGATCTGCTCGACGCGTGGCCGCCACTGGAGCTGACCGTCGAATCCCTGCCGCTCGTCCGAGAACAGGCACGCCAGGAATACCTGCGTACTGTCCCCGCGGAGTCGCCGTTCCCGGACGTCGAGGTCAA is from Nakamurella sp. PAMC28650 and encodes:
- a CDS encoding helix-turn-helix domain-containing protein, with the translated sequence MDAATDRTIDAVGPRLKRLRQHREITLTDLAAETGISTSTLSRLEAGLRRPTLEQLLPLARAHGVTLDELVDAPPTGDPRVNLRPLPSSDGRIVLPLTRRPGGIQAYKFVLPAGRDDAAPDLRTHEGYDWAFVLNGRLRLVLGEHDLILEPGEAAEFDTRTPHWFGATSSGPVEFLSLVGRQGERAHVRAAPQQQGSR